A genome region from Nitrosopumilus sp. includes the following:
- a CDS encoding formate--phosphoribosylaminoimidazolecarboxamide ligase has protein sequence MTAIATLGSHCSLQVLKGAKDEGLKTILVCEKKRERLYRRFPFIDELIMVDSFKEILEERCQMILEQNNAVLIPHGTLIAQMSSEEIESIKTPIFGNKWILRWESDREMKEKLMREANLPVPKPVTDPKDIDKLVIVKRQGAAGGKGYFMAANEDDYNKKRDQLILEGTISKDETLYIQEYAAGVLAYLQFFYSPLKEELEFFGVDQRHESDIEGLARIPSEQQLKSNKIPSFNVIGNSPLVLRESLLDEVYVMGENFVKASKRIVSPGMNGPFCIEGVYDENAKFTSFEFSARIVAGSNIYMDGSPYYSLLFNESMSMGKRIAREVKTSVESNQLDKITT, from the coding sequence ATGACTGCAATAGCTACATTAGGATCACATTGCTCTTTGCAGGTTTTAAAAGGTGCAAAAGATGAAGGTTTAAAAACAATTCTTGTTTGTGAAAAAAAACGCGAACGACTTTATCGTAGGTTTCCATTTATTGATGAACTGATAATGGTTGATTCTTTCAAAGAAATTCTTGAAGAAAGATGCCAAATGATTCTTGAACAAAACAATGCTGTTTTGATTCCACATGGAACACTAATTGCACAAATGAGTTCTGAAGAAATTGAATCTATTAAAACTCCAATTTTTGGCAACAAGTGGATTCTAAGATGGGAATCAGACAGAGAGATGAAAGAAAAGTTAATGAGAGAAGCAAATCTACCAGTTCCAAAACCAGTAACAGATCCTAAAGACATTGACAAGTTGGTAATCGTAAAAAGACAAGGGGCTGCAGGAGGAAAAGGGTATTTCATGGCAGCTAACGAAGACGATTATAACAAAAAGAGAGATCAGTTAATTTTAGAAGGTACGATTTCTAAAGATGAAACCCTTTACATTCAGGAATATGCAGCAGGTGTTTTAGCATATTTACAATTCTTTTACTCGCCATTAAAAGAAGAATTGGAATTCTTTGGAGTTGATCAAAGACATGAATCAGACATAGAAGGATTGGCCAGAATTCCATCAGAACAGCAGTTAAAATCAAACAAAATTCCATCATTTAACGTCATTGGAAATAGTCCGCTTGTTTTACGAGAATCATTGTTAGACGAAGTGTATGTCATGGGAGAGAATTTTGTAAAAGCTTCTAAAAGAATAGTTTCCCCTGGAATGAATGGTCCATTTTGTATTGAAGGGGTATATGATGAAAATGCTAAATTCACGTCTTTTGAATTTTCAGCAAGAATCGTTGCTGGAAGCAACATCTACATGGATGGCTCCCCCTACTATTCACTTTTGTTTAATGAGTCTATGAGTATGGGAAAGCGAATAGCAAGAGAAGTAAAAACAAGTGTAGAAAGTAATCAACTAGATAAAATTACAACTTAA
- the phnE gene encoding phosphonate ABC transporter, permease protein PhnE, whose amino-acid sequence MTPKNNIIIGIIIALLVIASYNVDANPIDFVEGLPNLAVIVEEMVLVEPKYIPTAFWAMLETIQMAFIGTVVGVAIALPLSMLAARNLNNKYIYGPTRALLAAIRTFPSILWAILFVIMVGLGPFAGVLAIIMYTIGFIGKLQYEVIETIDSDPMDAVNSIGVSKLQLIRYVVIPESASHLLGQMLYMFDYNVRQTSILGLVGAGGIGFYIINYIKFFEYGKAAIFMLVVLVTVLVIDWISVKIRDKYIVKSQHGMEVITK is encoded by the coding sequence ATGACTCCTAAAAATAACATCATCATTGGAATTATTATTGCTCTGTTAGTAATTGCATCTTACAATGTAGATGCAAATCCTATTGATTTTGTTGAAGGGTTACCAAATCTTGCTGTTATTGTTGAGGAAATGGTTCTTGTTGAACCAAAGTATATCCCCACAGCTTTTTGGGCAATGCTTGAAACTATTCAGATGGCATTTATTGGAACTGTTGTAGGTGTTGCAATAGCATTACCACTTAGTATGCTTGCTGCCAGAAATCTAAACAACAAGTACATTTATGGTCCAACACGTGCATTGCTTGCAGCTATTCGTACATTTCCATCAATTTTATGGGCTATCTTATTTGTAATCATGGTTGGTTTGGGACCATTTGCAGGTGTTTTGGCAATTATTATGTATACTATAGGATTTATTGGTAAATTGCAATATGAGGTGATTGAAACAATTGACTCTGATCCCATGGATGCAGTAAATTCAATTGGCGTTTCAAAATTACAGCTAATTCGGTATGTTGTAATTCCTGAATCTGCATCGCATCTTCTGGGCCAAATGCTTTACATGTTTGATTATAATGTTCGTCAAACTAGTATTTTGGGATTAGTTGGTGCAGGTGGAATTGGATTTTACATAATTAATTATATCAAATTCTTTGAGTATGGCAAAGCTGCAATTTTCATGCTGGTTGTGTTGGTGACTGTATTAGTTATTGATTGGATAAGTGTAAAAATTAGAGACAAATACATAGTAAAGTCTCAGCATGGAATGGAAGTTATTACAAAATAA
- a CDS encoding ATP-binding cassette domain-containing protein, translated as MSQKPSFSLISTKKIIQMNDVWTSYDSKNFALESINLSIDRGANYAIVGQSGSGKSTLLKLMNGMMIPSKGIIKIDYVTPNMNDKKFKNMMHTIGYIPQSLGLVKNITVLENILIGALPRLGKLESLLKKFPEHEIQEAKKIISQVGLSGKENRKAYMLSGGEKRRVAIARALMQKPTILLADEIVSELDHVTAHEIMKLITGAQKRMNLTAIMVHHDIELALEYANRVAVIKEGQKILEIGVEGDTIVDFQTGDMNNDEIMEMYANDS; from the coding sequence ATGTCTCAAAAACCTTCTTTTTCATTAATTTCTACAAAAAAGATTATTCAGATGAATGATGTATGGACATCATATGATTCAAAAAATTTTGCATTAGAGAGTATTAATTTATCAATTGATAGAGGTGCTAATTATGCAATTGTTGGACAATCAGGTTCCGGAAAATCAACTTTACTCAAATTAATGAATGGTATGATGATTCCAAGTAAAGGAATAATCAAAATTGATTATGTTACACCAAACATGAATGATAAAAAATTCAAAAATATGATGCATACGATTGGATACATCCCACAAAGTTTAGGTTTGGTGAAAAACATTACTGTTCTCGAAAATATTTTAATTGGTGCATTGCCTAGACTTGGAAAATTAGAATCATTATTAAAAAAATTTCCTGAACATGAAATTCAAGAGGCCAAAAAAATTATCTCCCAAGTTGGATTATCAGGTAAGGAAAATAGAAAGGCCTACATGTTAAGTGGGGGTGAAAAACGAAGAGTGGCAATTGCTAGAGCATTAATGCAAAAACCCACTATACTGTTAGCTGATGAGATTGTCTCAGAATTAGATCATGTTACTGCTCATGAGATAATGAAATTGATCACTGGTGCACAAAAAAGAATGAATCTTACCGCAATAATGGTTCATCATGATATTGAATTAGCTTTAGAATATGCTAATAGAGTTGCAGTAATCAAAGAAGGCCAAAAAATTCTAGAAATAGGTGTTGAAGGAGATACAATAGTCGATTTTCAAACCGGCGATATGAATAATGACGAAATAATGGAGATGTACGCTAATGACTCCTAA
- a CDS encoding phosphate/phosphite/phosphonate ABC transporter substrate-binding protein has protein sequence MKRQIILTLFTAMAVLGVMSVPLVQHVQAESLVPDWIKKNAGWWAEGALDDATFLNGIKYLIENDIVTVSSEPKLIDVDTITIGFIPVEKSDELTPKAQALEKFLENKLGVDVKIVVPTNYESIIEGMRFGHIDAAFMDTGPAWITHQRTGAEAVLAEIVAGKVNYQATVWTLASNDSIHSLEDTVDKRVAFTSITGSSGFIRPMGALVTQDYITIEGDDIVALESALSNSFKSYTFAGGYKAALELLLNENVDVAFGSDIAPQKYLELEDQLKLRPVATIGPVPSHVFMVSSDMSEFTRDALVDALVELNYDENNSVLKDLYGADALVPTTTTMHIGDFGDYIDALTGLDQKILDAGNKSK, from the coding sequence ATGAAACGACAAATAATTTTAACACTATTTACTGCTATGGCAGTACTTGGCGTTATGTCCGTTCCTTTGGTTCAACATGTACAAGCAGAGAGTTTAGTTCCTGATTGGATTAAAAAAAATGCTGGATGGTGGGCTGAAGGCGCTCTAGATGATGCAACATTTCTAAACGGAATAAAATATCTGATTGAAAATGACATCGTTACCGTTTCATCTGAACCCAAACTAATTGATGTTGATACCATAACTATTGGGTTTATCCCAGTTGAAAAATCTGATGAATTAACACCAAAAGCTCAAGCACTGGAAAAATTCTTAGAAAATAAACTTGGTGTCGATGTTAAGATAGTAGTACCTACAAACTATGAGTCAATTATTGAGGGAATGCGATTTGGTCACATTGACGCTGCTTTCATGGATACTGGTCCTGCGTGGATTACACATCAACGTACAGGTGCAGAAGCAGTACTGGCTGAAATTGTTGCAGGTAAAGTAAATTATCAGGCAACGGTTTGGACTTTGGCTAGCAACGATTCTATTCATTCGTTAGAAGATACAGTTGACAAAAGAGTTGCATTTACAAGCATAACTGGCTCCTCAGGGTTTATCCGACCTATGGGTGCTTTAGTTACACAGGACTACATTACAATTGAAGGTGATGATATTGTTGCTTTGGAATCTGCATTATCTAATAGTTTTAAAAGTTATACTTTTGCAGGAGGGTACAAAGCTGCTTTAGAATTACTCCTCAATGAAAATGTAGATGTGGCATTTGGTTCAGATATTGCTCCGCAAAAGTATCTTGAGTTAGAAGATCAATTAAAATTGCGTCCAGTTGCAACAATTGGACCTGTACCATCACATGTATTTATGGTTAGTTCTGATATGTCAGAATTCACCCGTGATGCATTAGTTGATGCATTAGTTGAACTCAACTATGATGAAAACAACTCCGTTTTGAAGGATTTGTATGGTGCAGATGCACTAGTTCCGACAACCACCACTATGCATATTGGTGATTTTGGGGATTATATTGATGCATTGACTGGACTTGATCAAAAAATTCTTGATGCAGGTAACAAGAGCAAATAA
- a CDS encoding ArsR family transcriptional regulator produces MTKPNIIQLSEFDITQKIIESLSNICTRSVLFSVKNESKDATQIANELKISLSTVYKTLSILEDLALAEVDKFVISSEGKKIKLYRSRIGKVEITIDDLEPSLNLYSNTVNPRSNV; encoded by the coding sequence TTGACAAAACCAAACATCATCCAATTATCTGAGTTTGATATTACGCAGAAAATTATTGAGTCACTTAGTAACATATGTACAAGATCTGTACTGTTTTCAGTAAAAAATGAATCAAAAGATGCAACCCAAATTGCTAATGAATTAAAGATTTCACTTTCAACAGTTTACAAAACACTCTCAATTTTAGAAGATTTAGCTCTTGCTGAAGTTGACAAATTTGTGATCTCCTCTGAAGGAAAAAAAATTAAATTATATCGTAGTAGAATTGGAAAAGTTGAAATTACTATAGATGATTTAGAGCCAAGTCTGAATTTATATTCTAACACTGTAAATCCTAGATCTAATGTTTAA
- a CDS encoding helix-turn-helix domain-containing protein — protein MSRKLTLPQLKKYDITQKVIEALADSESRAILFSIIKKGNTASELSVKLKIPLSSVYKKLTDLEELTLIEIEKWVLSDKGRKFKVYRSRISKADISIRKPDPVLTLIPN, from the coding sequence ATGTCAAGAAAACTAACACTACCACAATTAAAAAAATATGATATAACACAAAAGGTTATAGAAGCTTTAGCAGATTCAGAATCTCGAGCTATCTTATTTTCTATCATAAAAAAGGGAAATACGGCATCAGAACTTTCGGTTAAGCTAAAGATTCCGCTAAGTTCAGTTTATAAAAAATTAACAGATCTTGAAGAACTAACATTAATTGAAATAGAAAAATGGGTACTTTCTGACAAAGGAAGAAAATTTAAAGTTTATCGAAGCAGAATCAGCAAAGCAGATATCTCGATTAGGAAACCTGATCCGGTTCTTACATTGATTCCTAATTGA
- a CDS encoding CbtA family protein yields MNTSLVSGSSAGLVHGIVNFAIVEPYLNQAIGIENQNLFDSGDENDTPDFWINYEGYRSWQKSGQTLAGVILGISVGSLFGIVFILSKNSLHGINNIKKALILSGIMWVTLYLIPFLKYPANPPTVGDSETVIFRAVLYLSFIAISGFAAFSFYKLSKIFKNKQKLVALIGYGTFISISFVMMPDNPDEIIAPMNLVNEFRLMSIFGVSSFWVSIGIILGYFWNRLEFSKKYPTYP; encoded by the coding sequence ATTAATACATCCTTAGTTTCTGGTTCATCTGCTGGTCTTGTTCATGGAATTGTGAATTTTGCAATTGTTGAACCATATCTTAATCAAGCCATCGGTATTGAAAATCAGAATCTCTTTGATTCAGGTGATGAAAATGATACTCCTGATTTCTGGATAAATTATGAGGGGTATAGATCATGGCAAAAAAGTGGCCAGACTCTTGCCGGAGTAATTTTGGGAATATCTGTTGGTTCTCTATTTGGAATTGTGTTTATCTTGTCTAAAAACTCATTGCATGGAATCAACAATATCAAAAAGGCACTTATTTTATCTGGAATTATGTGGGTCACTCTTTACTTGATTCCTTTCTTAAAATATCCTGCAAATCCCCCTACTGTTGGTGATAGTGAAACTGTGATTTTTCGAGCAGTATTGTATCTATCGTTTATTGCAATTTCTGGATTCGCGGCATTTAGTTTTTACAAACTTTCAAAAATATTTAAAAACAAGCAAAAACTTGTTGCGCTAATCGGATACGGTACTTTTATATCCATTTCATTTGTTATGATGCCCGATAATCCTGATGAAATTATTGCACCGATGAATTTGGTGAATGAATTTAGATTAATGTCAATATTTGGCGTGTCTTCCTTTTGGGTTTCAATTGGAATAATTCTTGGTTATTTCTGGAATCGTCTGGAATTTTCTAAAAAATATCCAACATATCCATAA
- a CDS encoding CbtB-domain containing protein produces MSQTRQINVSKTDVPKLAIIALAIIFVAGLFVVGFDQGHIFSLVYGDQAFTDLYLHELTHDMRHAAGFPCH; encoded by the coding sequence ATGTCTCAAACAAGACAAATTAATGTCTCGAAAACTGATGTACCAAAACTTGCAATAATAGCACTGGCAATTATTTTTGTAGCGGGGTTATTTGTTGTTGGATTTGATCAGGGGCATATCTTTAGTCTAGTTTATGGTGACCAAGCATTCACTGATCTTTATCTCCATGAGCTTACTCATGATATGCGACATGCAGCAGGATTTCCTTGTCACTAA
- a CDS encoding DsbA family protein has translation MAKLYLLTIPIIIGIATAMFLVSYSESDNDSLTSSKLIGKGSPFLGDANAPITVLEWGDYQCTFCYKFHQNTLDVILEDYIKTGKVKLVFRDFPLNGQDSILAAEASYCADEQEKYWQYHDELYKNWGGERTGWITRESLNVFATSVDLDLDEFNKCIDSHKYQNIVNTNYEFGKEIGIDATPSFLVFNDQKIIKIRGNQPLEVFLKSFDEL, from the coding sequence ATGGCAAAATTATACTTATTGACAATTCCAATCATAATTGGAATTGCCACTGCAATGTTTTTGGTATCTTATTCTGAATCCGATAATGATTCACTTACATCGTCAAAATTAATTGGTAAAGGATCACCATTCCTAGGAGATGCAAATGCGCCAATCACAGTTTTAGAATGGGGGGATTATCAATGTACTTTTTGTTACAAATTCCATCAAAATACATTAGATGTTATTCTTGAAGATTATATCAAAACAGGAAAAGTAAAACTTGTCTTCAGAGATTTTCCGCTAAACGGTCAAGATTCTATTCTAGCAGCGGAGGCGTCATACTGTGCAGATGAACAAGAGAAGTATTGGCAATATCATGACGAATTATACAAAAATTGGGGTGGTGAGAGAACAGGATGGATAACAAGAGAATCACTGAACGTATTTGCAACTAGCGTTGATTTAGATTTGGATGAATTCAACAAATGTATTGATAGCCACAAATATCAAAATATAGTAAATACCAATTATGAATTTGGAAAAGAGATAGGAATTGATGCAACACCATCATTTTTAGTCTTCAATGATCAGAAAATTATCAAAATTAGAGGTAACCAACCATTAGAAGTATTTCTAAAATCATTTGATGAGTTATGA